The Flavobacterium jumunjinense genome includes a region encoding these proteins:
- a CDS encoding TerB family tellurite resistance protein — protein MEDYQEKISLLQEMISFALVDGELHDREYDFIEMVSQELEIDKETFLKLFDKKAEKIAIKDEFSRICQFYRLALLMHSDGFLHEKEQIKINEIGINMGLNPYAMKRVLHLMKNSPDRMVDGNVLLSVFSEQHN, from the coding sequence ATGGAAGATTATCAGGAAAAAATTAGCTTGCTTCAGGAGATGATTTCCTTTGCTCTTGTTGATGGAGAGTTACATGATAGGGAATATGACTTTATAGAAATGGTTTCTCAAGAATTGGAAATTGATAAAGAAACTTTTTTGAAACTTTTTGATAAAAAAGCAGAAAAAATAGCAATAAAAGATGAATTTAGTAGAATTTGTCAATTCTATAGATTAGCTTTATTGATGCACTCAGATGGTTTTTTGCATGAAAAAGAACAAATTAAGATTAATGAAATTGGAATTAATATGGGTTTAAATCCTTATGCAATGAAACGTGTTTTGCATTTAATGAAAAATTCTCCAGATAGAATGGTTGATGGAAATGTTTTATTGTCTGTTTTTAGTGAGCAACATAACTAA
- a CDS encoding DUF1456 family protein: MTNNDIFKKLRVALQLRDDQIVEILELVDFRISKGELGNVFRSEDHPNYIECGDQLLRNFLNGLVIHLRGTKEAPKNPMDVIKTHKKLAPSENKVEKPKFDGPKKPAGSFKPNYKKKNEPKKEPIVEKVRYKNGKKKPKE, encoded by the coding sequence ATGACAAATAACGATATATTTAAAAAGCTTAGAGTTGCACTTCAATTGCGTGATGATCAAATAGTTGAAATCCTAGAATTAGTAGATTTTAGAATTTCAAAAGGAGAACTAGGAAATGTTTTTAGAAGCGAAGATCACCCTAACTATATAGAATGTGGAGATCAATTATTACGCAACTTCCTTAATGGATTAGTAATACATTTACGTGGCACAAAAGAAGCTCCAAAAAATCCAATGGATGTTATTAAAACCCATAAAAAATTGGCTCCTTCAGAAAACAAGGTAGAGAAACCAAAATTTGATGGTCCAAAAAAACCCGCAGGTTCATTCAAACCAAATTACAAGAAGAAAAATGAACCTAAAAAAGAACCAATTGTAGAAAAGGTTCGTTACAAAAACGGAAAGAAAAAGCCGAAAGAATAA
- a CDS encoding vWA domain-containing protein codes for MQFKHPEILYFLFLLVIPILVHLFQLRRFKKQYFTNVKLLRQLQQDTRKSSTIKKWLLLATRLLLLALLIFAFAQPFFSAKEAKSKENELIILVDNSFSMQAKGSKGELLKRSIQELLESLPDTQNFSLLTNNEAFWDVDIKAIQPELQKLDYSALPFELDYLLTQVATKKPNTQKDYIIITDVVATNSKKIEDISKNNQVYFIHPKAENKNNISIENVQLSQILDAFYEIKIDLKSYGTTEEAIPVAVYNNETLIAKSQVTFDKTDKELKINIPKTAFHGKVSLQDNSLQYDNDYYFSISEPKKQNAIVIGTDEKNKFINKILTEDDFVVTNTELAQLNYNKIDVQQTIILNEIAEIPQALATTLLSFYNKGGNIIVIPSQENSIQNLNSFYKKFGSFQFISKIETEKQITKISFSHPLYKNVFEKKITNFQYPKVNQSFTTSGNGLPILQFEDNTNFVVAITNKIGNLYAFTAPINKENSNLQNSPLIVPTLFNMAQAKNTSKTNTYTIGNNETLVIDAILSKDEVVSITKKDNSFIPQQQIISSKVKLSFGDYPEISGNYDVMQAKNSIQQISFNYPRTESDLNNTNTTIFEKATTVNNVATVLNDLHTKRTDTALWKWFIIGTLLFLLIELLIQKFVK; via the coding sequence ATGCAGTTTAAACATCCAGAGATTTTATACTTCCTATTTTTATTGGTAATTCCAATTTTAGTGCATTTATTTCAATTACGTAGATTCAAGAAGCAATATTTCACCAATGTAAAGCTACTTCGACAGTTACAACAAGACACAAGAAAAAGTAGCACTATAAAAAAGTGGTTACTTTTAGCAACACGATTACTACTCCTTGCCTTATTAATTTTTGCCTTTGCACAACCTTTTTTTTCCGCAAAAGAAGCTAAGAGTAAAGAAAATGAACTAATAATCTTAGTAGACAACTCCTTTTCAATGCAAGCTAAAGGAAGCAAAGGAGAATTATTAAAGAGAAGCATACAAGAACTACTAGAATCATTACCAGATACTCAAAACTTCTCTCTTTTAACTAATAATGAAGCCTTTTGGGATGTAGACATTAAAGCAATACAACCCGAATTACAAAAACTAGATTATTCTGCACTTCCCTTTGAGTTGGATTATTTACTAACACAAGTAGCAACAAAAAAACCAAACACTCAAAAGGATTATATTATTATAACTGATGTAGTTGCAACAAATTCAAAGAAAATTGAAGACATTAGTAAAAACAATCAAGTCTATTTTATTCATCCTAAAGCTGAAAACAAAAATAATATTAGCATAGAAAACGTTCAATTATCACAAATATTAGATGCTTTCTATGAGATTAAAATCGATTTGAAAAGCTATGGAACAACAGAAGAAGCAATTCCTGTAGCTGTCTATAATAATGAAACTCTAATTGCAAAATCGCAAGTTACATTCGATAAGACAGATAAAGAATTAAAAATTAATATTCCAAAAACTGCTTTTCACGGAAAAGTGAGTCTTCAAGATAACAGTTTACAATATGACAACGACTATTATTTTAGTATTTCTGAACCAAAAAAACAAAATGCAATTGTAATTGGAACAGATGAAAAAAACAAATTCATCAATAAAATTTTAACCGAAGATGATTTTGTTGTAACCAACACAGAATTAGCTCAACTGAATTATAATAAAATTGACGTACAGCAAACCATTATTCTTAATGAAATTGCAGAAATTCCTCAAGCATTAGCAACAACACTACTCTCTTTCTATAATAAAGGTGGTAACATTATAGTTATACCATCACAAGAAAATAGCATACAAAATTTAAATAGTTTTTATAAAAAATTTGGATCTTTCCAATTTATAAGCAAAATAGAGACCGAAAAGCAAATCACTAAAATTAGTTTTAGTCATCCGCTTTATAAAAACGTTTTCGAAAAAAAAATCACCAATTTCCAATATCCAAAAGTAAATCAATCCTTTACAACTTCTGGAAACGGCTTGCCAATATTACAGTTTGAAGACAATACGAATTTTGTAGTTGCTATTACAAACAAAATCGGGAATTTATACGCATTTACTGCACCTATAAATAAGGAGAATTCAAACCTACAAAACTCACCTTTAATTGTACCAACCCTATTTAACATGGCACAAGCAAAGAATACTTCTAAAACCAACACCTATACTATTGGAAATAATGAAACATTAGTAATTGATGCCATTTTATCCAAAGACGAAGTAGTAAGCATAACAAAAAAAGACAATAGTTTCATTCCACAACAACAAATCATCAGTTCCAAAGTAAAACTTAGCTTTGGAGACTATCCAGAAATTTCTGGGAATTATGATGTAATGCAAGCTAAAAATAGCATACAACAAATTAGCTTTAACTATCCAAGAACAGAAAGCGATTTAAACAACACAAACACAACAATCTTTGAGAAAGCCACAACAGTCAACAATGTAGCAACCGTTCTAAATGATTTACACACTAAACGAACCGATACTGCATTATGGAAATGGTTCATCATAGGCACATTACTTTTCTTATTGATTGAACTACTAATTCAAAAATTCGTAAAATGA
- a CDS encoding dihydroorotase — translation MTPVLIKKATIIDKKSAFHNQIVDIKIENGIITEIAKEIASNDDFEVVEKENLHVSQGWFDSSVSFGEPGYEDRETIENGLKVAAKSGFTAVALQPNSFPIIDNQSHIKFVLDKAKNQATTLFPIGALTKNSEGQDLAELFDMKNAGAIAFGDYKRAIQDANIQKIALQYVQDFDGLIITYCQDNSLKGKGIVNEGIASTRLGLKGIPTLAEELHIARNLFLLEYTGGKLHIPTISTQKSIALIKEAKAKGLQVTCSVAIHNLVLNEEILSGFDSRYKVAPPLRDEATRKMLIEAILDNTIDCITSDHNPLDIEHKKLEFDMAKDGTIGLESAFGALLTILPLEIVIEKLTNAKTIFGIAQNTIAENTIAALSLFTPNEEGTFTKENILSKSKNSAFLGQQTKGKVYGIYNNGKLLV, via the coding sequence ATGACACCCGTTTTAATTAAAAAAGCAACCATAATCGACAAAAAAAGTGCTTTTCACAATCAAATAGTAGATATAAAAATTGAAAATGGCATAATTACAGAAATTGCAAAAGAAATCGCTTCAAATGATGATTTTGAAGTCGTAGAAAAAGAAAACCTTCACGTTTCACAAGGTTGGTTTGATTCTTCTGTTTCCTTTGGTGAACCTGGCTATGAAGATAGAGAAACCATTGAAAATGGTTTAAAAGTAGCTGCAAAAAGTGGTTTTACAGCAGTTGCCCTTCAACCCAATAGTTTTCCAATAATCGACAATCAATCGCATATTAAATTTGTTTTAGACAAAGCTAAAAATCAAGCCACTACATTATTTCCTATTGGAGCACTTACAAAAAACAGTGAAGGACAGGATTTAGCCGAACTATTCGACATGAAGAATGCAGGGGCAATAGCTTTTGGAGATTATAAAAGAGCAATACAAGATGCTAATATTCAAAAAATTGCATTACAATATGTACAAGATTTTGATGGATTAATTATCACCTATTGTCAAGATAATTCATTAAAAGGCAAAGGAATTGTAAACGAAGGAATAGCCTCGACCCGATTAGGTTTAAAAGGAATTCCTACTTTAGCTGAAGAACTTCACATTGCACGTAATTTATTCCTATTAGAATACACTGGTGGAAAATTACACATTCCAACCATTTCTACACAAAAATCAATTGCTCTAATAAAAGAAGCAAAAGCAAAAGGACTACAAGTAACTTGTAGCGTTGCCATACATAATTTAGTCCTAAACGAAGAAATACTATCTGGTTTTGATTCAAGATATAAAGTAGCTCCTCCATTACGTGATGAAGCAACAAGAAAGATGTTGATAGAAGCTATTTTAGACAACACTATAGATTGCATAACTTCCGATCATAATCCGTTAGATATTGAACACAAAAAATTAGAGTTCGACATGGCAAAAGACGGAACAATAGGTCTAGAAAGTGCTTTTGGAGCCTTATTAACAATACTACCACTAGAAATAGTCATTGAAAAACTAACCAATGCCAAAACAATTTTTGGTATAGCGCAAAACACTATTGCAGAAAATACTATTGCTGCGTTAAGCTTATTCACACCAAACGAAGAAGGAACTTTTACTAAAGAAAACATACTTTCCAAATCTAAAAATTCTGCTTTTCTAGGGCAACAAACCAAAGGAAAAGTATACGGAATTTATAATAACGGGAAATTGTTAGTTTAA
- a CDS encoding DUF4870 domain-containing protein: MINDIEKGKNAAIVSYLTIIGSIIAIFMNQDENKSEFASFHNRQALGIFLTWAILGYFIGNFDSWIISTALYVMIFMLWIFGFLGALNGEKKLIPIVGDFFQKIFKSL, encoded by the coding sequence ATGATTAACGATATCGAAAAAGGGAAAAACGCAGCCATAGTTAGTTATTTGACAATAATTGGAAGCATCATTGCAATTTTCATGAATCAAGACGAAAACAAAAGTGAATTTGCTAGTTTTCACAACCGACAAGCATTAGGTATTTTTCTAACATGGGCAATATTAGGTTATTTTATAGGAAACTTTGATAGCTGGATTATCTCAACAGCACTATATGTAATGATATTTATGCTTTGGATTTTTGGTTTTTTAGGTGCTTTAAATGGAGAAAAAAAATTAATACCAATTGTTGGTGATTTTTTTCAAAAGATTTTTAAGAGCCTATAA
- a CDS encoding alpha/beta hydrolase: MNLHYIIKEPKIKQEQNPVIILLHGYGSNEEDLFSFATELPEEYYIISVRAPYDLKPYGHAWYAIHFDADENKFSDDVQARESRDLIATFIDEITDKYPIDKSKVTLVGFSQGTILSYATALSYPEKIARVVALSGYLNEQIIVEDYQTKNNKHLQFFISHGTVDQVIPLDWAKKAKPFMENLGLKAEYREYPVGHGVAPQNFYDFKNWLEQTK; encoded by the coding sequence ATGAATTTACACTATATAATTAAAGAGCCAAAAATAAAACAAGAACAAAACCCCGTTATCATTTTATTACATGGCTATGGAAGCAACGAAGAAGATTTATTCTCTTTCGCTACTGAATTACCAGAAGAGTATTATATAATTTCTGTACGCGCACCCTACGATTTAAAACCCTACGGACACGCTTGGTATGCCATTCATTTTGATGCTGATGAAAATAAATTTTCAGACGATGTTCAGGCCAGAGAATCAAGAGATTTAATTGCAACTTTTATTGATGAAATTACAGACAAATACCCGATAGATAAAAGTAAAGTAACATTAGTAGGATTCAGTCAAGGTACAATTCTAAGCTACGCAACTGCGCTATCCTATCCAGAGAAAATTGCTAGAGTTGTGGCTTTAAGCGGTTATTTAAATGAACAAATAATAGTAGAAGACTATCAAACTAAAAACAACAAGCACCTACAATTTTTCATTTCTCATGGAACTGTAGATCAAGTAATTCCTTTAGATTGGGCAAAAAAAGCAAAACCTTTCATGGAAAATCTAGGATTAAAAGCCGAATATAGAGAATACCCTGTAGGTCACGGAGTTGCTCCACAAAACTTTTATGATTTCAAAAACTGGTTAGAACAAACGAAGTAA
- the tpx gene encoding thiol peroxidase, translating into MATVTLGGNAIHTNGELPKVGSKTPDFKLTNTDLGNVSLADFAGSKLVLNIFPSVDTGTCATSVREFNAKASQLENTKVLCISRDLPFAQKRFCGAEGLEKVVNLSDFNTGSFGKDYGLEITDGPLAGLHSRVVVIVDENGIVKYTEQVAEIANEPNYESALAAL; encoded by the coding sequence ATGGCAACTGTAACATTAGGCGGAAACGCTATACATACTAACGGAGAATTACCAAAAGTAGGATCAAAAACTCCAGATTTCAAATTAACAAATACAGATTTAGGAAATGTTTCTTTAGCAGATTTTGCAGGAAGCAAATTAGTTTTAAATATTTTCCCAAGCGTAGATACAGGTACTTGCGCTACTTCTGTTAGAGAATTCAATGCAAAAGCAAGTCAATTAGAAAATACAAAAGTATTGTGTATTTCTCGTGATTTACCATTTGCTCAAAAACGTTTTTGTGGTGCAGAAGGTTTAGAAAAAGTAGTTAACCTTTCCGATTTTAACACAGGAAGTTTTGGTAAAGACTATGGTTTAGAAATTACTGACGGTCCATTAGCAGGATTACACTCAAGAGTAGTAGTTATTGTTGATGAAAACGGAATTGTGAAGTATACAGAACAAGTAGCTGAAATTGCTAACGAACCAAATTACGAATCTGCTTTAGCAGCTTTATAA
- a CDS encoding diacylglycerol kinase family protein, which produces MSFKKDNTFFTGRLKSIVFAIKGAFKLATTEHSIMVQLSLGLLMTVAGIYFQITKEEWLVQTLAIGLVLSIEGLNTAVEKIADFIHPDYHERIGFIKDIAAGAVLFAAFTAIIIGGIIYTPYLF; this is translated from the coding sequence ATGAGCTTTAAAAAAGATAATACTTTCTTCACAGGAAGACTAAAAAGTATCGTTTTTGCTATAAAAGGTGCATTTAAACTAGCTACAACTGAACATAGTATTATGGTTCAGTTGTCGTTAGGTTTATTAATGACAGTAGCAGGAATTTACTTTCAAATAACAAAAGAAGAATGGTTAGTTCAAACTTTAGCAATTGGATTAGTATTAAGCATTGAAGGTTTAAATACGGCTGTTGAAAAAATTGCAGATTTCATTCATCCAGATTATCACGAACGAATCGGTTTCATTAAAGATATTGCAGCTGGTGCTGTATTATTTGCTGCTTTTACTGCAATTATCATTGGTGGAATAATTTATACACCTTATTTATTTTAA
- a CDS encoding FtsK/SpoIIIE family DNA translocase, translating to MAKKSKQDSKKTASTKEKTTFKLSRQQKFSIGVLFVLFSIALLLSFISYFITGNHDQSEVVDLLDREIQPNNWLGKFGGFLANFFLYKGFGVASFLIIRLFTLTGVYLILDISIKKLKRTLFWDLYIIIILSILFGFFWDIVPELSGTVGFEMNLFIQDYIGKIGTLFALIFGVIAFLIFKIKISPDSIKSFFEKPIKSYDEVLIEDKSSEVLKSEAKNNKAIEDESFTITEDDDIISNFEVKTVSNFEINKETLKPTISNASELSLDNKPKKENSNIELTTNITTNEEPKENNDFVIEKVEEEEVIEENLASRLVKDFGEFDPTLELSNYQFPPIELLKEYATGGITINQTELEDNKNRIVETLKNYNIGISQIKATVGPTVTLYEIVPDAGIRISKIKNLEDDIALSLAALGIRIIAPIPGKGTIGIEVPNNKPTMVSMKSVISSPRFQEAEMELPIALGKTISNETFVVDLAKMPHLLMAGATGQGKSVGLNAILASLLYKKHPAEVKFVLVDPKKVELTLFNKIERHYLAKLPDNEEAIITDNTKVINTLNSLCIEMDNRYTLLKDAMVRNIKEYNEKFRLRKLNPENGHRFLPYIVLVVDEFADLIMTAGKEVETPIARLAQLARAIGIHLIIATQRPSVNVITGMIKANFPARIAFRVMSKIDSRTILDAGGADQLIGRGDLLYTNGNDMVRVQCAFIDTPEVEKVCDFIGGQKAYPDAYLLPEYVGEENGTNLDINISDRDKLFRDAAEVIVTAQQGSASLIQRKLKLGYNRAGRIIDQLEAAGIVGPFEGSKARSVLISDLVALEHFLNNEQNNN from the coding sequence ATGGCAAAAAAAAGTAAACAAGATTCAAAAAAAACTGCTTCAACAAAAGAAAAGACAACATTTAAACTATCAAGACAACAAAAATTCAGTATTGGTGTTTTATTCGTTTTATTTTCTATTGCATTGTTGCTTTCTTTCATTTCCTATTTTATTACAGGTAATCATGATCAGAGTGAAGTTGTCGATTTATTAGATAGAGAAATACAACCAAATAATTGGCTAGGAAAGTTTGGTGGTTTTTTAGCAAATTTCTTCCTATATAAAGGTTTTGGTGTTGCCTCTTTTTTAATAATTAGACTATTCACTTTAACAGGAGTATATTTAATTTTAGATATTTCAATAAAAAAATTAAAAAGAACACTTTTTTGGGATTTATACATTATAATAATTCTTTCCATTCTTTTCGGTTTTTTTTGGGACATAGTACCCGAACTATCAGGAACAGTAGGTTTTGAAATGAACCTTTTCATACAAGACTATATTGGAAAAATTGGAACATTATTTGCCTTAATTTTTGGTGTAATAGCGTTTCTAATTTTCAAAATAAAAATTTCACCAGATAGTATAAAAAGCTTTTTTGAAAAACCAATTAAATCCTATGATGAAGTATTAATTGAAGATAAAAGTAGTGAAGTATTAAAATCAGAAGCAAAAAACAACAAAGCTATTGAAGACGAAAGCTTCACGATTACAGAAGATGACGATATTATTTCAAACTTTGAAGTAAAAACAGTTTCAAACTTTGAAATCAACAAAGAAACATTAAAACCAACAATTTCAAACGCTTCCGAATTAAGTTTAGACAATAAGCCTAAAAAAGAAAATTCCAATATTGAATTAACAACCAATATTACTACAAATGAAGAACCAAAAGAAAATAATGATTTTGTTATTGAAAAAGTAGAGGAAGAAGAAGTTATAGAAGAAAACTTAGCATCTAGATTAGTAAAAGATTTCGGAGAATTCGACCCTACATTAGAACTTTCCAATTACCAATTCCCTCCTATTGAATTATTAAAAGAATATGCAACTGGTGGAATTACTATCAATCAAACAGAACTAGAAGACAATAAAAACCGAATTGTAGAAACATTAAAAAACTACAATATTGGAATTTCACAAATTAAAGCCACAGTTGGACCAACAGTTACGCTATATGAAATTGTTCCTGATGCAGGAATTCGTATTTCTAAAATTAAAAACTTAGAAGATGATATTGCATTATCATTGGCGGCATTAGGAATTCGTATTATTGCACCAATTCCTGGAAAAGGTACAATTGGTATTGAAGTTCCAAACAACAAACCAACAATGGTATCTATGAAGAGTGTTATCTCTTCTCCTCGCTTCCAAGAAGCTGAAATGGAGCTACCAATTGCCTTAGGAAAAACAATTTCAAATGAAACTTTTGTTGTCGATTTAGCAAAAATGCCCCATTTATTAATGGCTGGAGCAACTGGACAAGGAAAATCTGTTGGATTAAATGCAATTTTAGCCTCTTTATTATATAAAAAACATCCTGCAGAAGTTAAATTTGTTTTAGTAGACCCTAAAAAAGTAGAACTTACGCTATTTAACAAAATTGAACGTCATTATTTAGCTAAACTTCCAGATAACGAAGAAGCTATTATTACAGACAACACTAAAGTAATCAATACATTAAATTCTCTTTGTATCGAAATGGACAACCGTTACACTTTATTAAAAGATGCAATGGTTCGAAATATTAAAGAATACAACGAGAAGTTTAGATTACGTAAATTAAATCCTGAAAACGGTCACAGGTTCTTACCTTATATTGTACTTGTCGTTGATGAGTTTGCCGATTTAATTATGACAGCTGGTAAAGAAGTAGAAACACCTATTGCTCGTTTAGCACAATTAGCTAGAGCAATTGGTATTCACCTAATTATAGCCACGCAACGTCCGTCTGTAAACGTAATTACAGGTATGATTAAAGCCAATTTCCCTGCACGTATAGCTTTTAGAGTTATGTCTAAAATTGACTCGAGAACTATTTTAGATGCTGGTGGAGCCGATCAGTTAATTGGACGTGGAGATTTATTATACACCAATGGAAACGATATGGTACGTGTACAATGTGCGTTCATAGATACTCCGGAAGTTGAGAAAGTTTGCGACTTCATTGGAGGACAAAAAGCATATCCAGATGCCTACTTACTTCCAGAATATGTTGGAGAGGAGAATGGCACGAATCTTGATATTAACATCTCGGACAGGGATAAACTCTTTAGAGATGCTGCAGAAGTAATTGTTACTGCACAACAAGGGAGTGCGTCATTAATTCAAAGAAAATTAAAATTAGGATATAACAGAGCAGGTCGAATAATTGATCAGTTAGAAGCTGCTGGAATTGTAGGTCCTTTCGAAGGAAGTAAAGCACGATCTGTTTTAATTTCCGATTTAGTTGCATTAGAACATTTTTTAAATAACGAACAAAATAATAATTAA
- a CDS encoding LolA family protein, which produces MSKFFKLVCFLLVGFSTQAQDAAKAKSLLDDVTAKVQTYENIVIDFKYAISNPKENINQESKGNVTLKDNLYNLNFMGVTKIFDGKKVYTIVPEDEEISISKFDENDESAVTPSKMLTFFNSGYKYSWDILQDVKGRKIQYIKLIPISSKDQRKEILLGIDVQTKNIYNLIETGKNGTKTTLTVNSFKTNQPISKNHFTFTESKYPNYYINRLD; this is translated from the coding sequence ATGAGTAAATTTTTTAAATTAGTATGTTTTCTTTTAGTCGGTTTCTCAACCCAAGCACAAGACGCTGCTAAAGCTAAAAGTTTGTTAGACGATGTTACTGCTAAAGTGCAAACATATGAAAATATTGTTATCGACTTTAAATATGCAATCAGTAACCCTAAAGAAAACATCAATCAAGAAAGTAAAGGAAATGTAACCCTAAAAGACAATTTATATAATTTAAATTTTATGGGTGTTACTAAAATATTTGATGGTAAGAAAGTATACACTATTGTTCCAGAAGATGAAGAAATTTCTATTTCTAAATTTGATGAGAATGACGAAAGTGCTGTTACACCTTCAAAAATGTTAACATTCTTCAATTCAGGATACAAATATTCTTGGGACATATTACAAGATGTAAAAGGAAGAAAAATTCAATACATCAAATTAATTCCAATTAGTTCTAAAGATCAAAGAAAAGAAATCCTTTTAGGAATCGATGTACAAACAAAGAACATCTACAATTTGATTGAAACTGGAAAGAATGGCACGAAAACAACATTAACTGTTAATTCTTTTAAAACAAATCAACCTATTTCGAAAAATCATTTTACCTTTACGGAATCAAAATATCCTAATTACTATATCAATAGATTAGACTAA